A segment of the Psilocybe cubensis strain MGC-MH-2018 chromosome 5, whole genome shotgun sequence genome:
CTGGCTGTGATCATAAACATAATGATCATTTGTAGCTTGGCTGCCTGATGCACCGATGAGCCACCCAGTATGGCACCGGTCATCATGCCTGGTATAGCAATAATACCAAGAACACTGTTTAAAAAGGTTAGTGGGTGTACCTCGGAAAAAATATCATTCGCTGACCTCATGTTATTGATAGGCGGCGTTAAAGCCACCTTGAGCGCTTGTATGACAATTGGGCGGCAGGCTTCCGTCCGTGTCGCACCGAATGCCAGGTATATTTCAGTTTtatccctgttttctctttACAAACGTAAATCAGGCCACTGTCGGAATATCATTCTTTTACTGAAACTACTCACACAAGTTCTTTAAGGATATAACTAACGGCAATGACAATGCCGGTGATGGTAGCGCCACAAAGCATCCCTACAATTGGAACTATGGACATGCAACGCAATCTATAGTCAGTTACTTTTCTGAGGTTAATAGGTTAATAAGATCATACTTACTGTACTGAATCGGCGTCCAAAATGGGTCGACAGACATGGCGAACCTGGCACCAAGAATAGATATTGGGATCGTCGATCCAAGCATCGCGATCAGGACAGCAGGGAACTGAAAATGGTTATATCAAGCTTAAAGTTTTCCGGGGTAAGGTTAATCGTGTGCCGCACCATATATCGGAACCTACGAGGTGACTTGTTGATCACTGGAAAAAACATATCAGTTAAAATAGACATAAGGTGTTATCTGGATTCTGGAAGTACCTGTTTCGAACGTTCCCAGAAAGTTCAGAATGACTGGGGAAGGGTTGGTTAAGTTAGAGGTCGCACAAGAAAGGGGTAGCGATAGACGGGCTCACAGGCAATGAGAGCTACGAGCCATGGATTTTTGTTGTCAAAGACCTGCTGCAACAGTGTAGCCACGACAGCGAGTTGGCCAATGCACCGTAGCGCCGCTACTAGGAGAGATATCCCAACCCCCAGGCGAAAAATAGTGGAAACTCCAACGTCGAATACGATGAATcctaacccaattgcgacATTCGCCCAAGCCAGCTCGGCTTTATCTCCTGTGGGTTCATCCATGGATAACTAACGCAATAAGAGAATTATTGGATGTTCGAGGTCAGTTCGAAACTTCGAAATGCTGAATGCCTTCACGCGTCGACGCTTCACTTCTGCATCTTGTTGCAAAATTTTCGTTAGAAAATTGCTCCCGTGAAGTCGTTGATATCACGAAGACTTACTCGTACGCTGGTAGAAGCTGACCGTTCGCGAGCAAAAGAGACCCGTCAACCTGGAGACTGACGTGGGTACTTGGCACAAACAATTGAAAAGCAAAGGAACCGTTTGTCCCAGGTGCGGGTAATTTACTTATGTACAGTGCGGACCGATGCCGCCTCTGTACGTCATTGTTGTTGGCCCAATCATATCCTTCGCATTTGAGTGTGATAGTCAAGTCCGACTAAATAGCCGGTGAGCCCCTATTTGGAAATAATTTCCATGTTGAacctgcaccaccaccaccaccaaagcTGTGATGGCTGCCAATTTGATTGACGATAAAACAGAAACATCGTCAGTATGCCCTTTTTACAGGTCAAATTATCTTGCTCTACGCGGATTTATCTAGTCAAAAACCAAACTTATGACGCACCAACTTTGAATGCCGTCGAAAATGAAATGGTTAGCGCTGCCTATCCGCTCAAGGTTCTTACTTTTCGAACGAAGCTGACCAAATTGCTATATAGACGTTATAAAAGCACAGCACATGTTAGGCTGTATCGTGATTTTACGATCGTATTGGAACGATCGAGTGGTGGTTGGAAAGTAACATAGGCAAACATGAAGGGATACAAAAGGCTCACCCTCGTCAGCCTTCCTTCCAAACCCGCCCCTTTTTACTTCACGCCAAAATAGTCAAAACCCCCAATCAGTAAGATACCATCATGGGACGCTCGAAGCCTTTGCTTGGATATAAACCGCAAGCGAAAACTGCACACATCAAACGTGTGTATCCCACAGATTTACCCCCTCTCCCCCCTTCGTACGAGGCCGCTGTTACCCACCGCCaatatcagcagcagcaacaacaacagcaacagtaTCAAACCGCCTATGATGAGGCTCGCAACAGAAACCAATACACACAACACCCCGTTCATGTCGCACACGCCAATCAGTCCACCTCCTCTGGTTACAACCCACCGACTCAACAACCAGCCCCCGCCAATCAGGATGCTGCATATTACAACCCCGCCATGCAACATTCTAGATATAACACACCCGCCTATCAAGATCCCGCTTGTTACGCCCCGCCCGTACAACAATCAACTTATAACGCCCCCGCCGCACAACAGCGCCCACATGCTAACAACGCTCCCGCGTTGGATGCTTGGGGCGCAAAGCTCGCGGAAGAAGAACAACATTACGGCGGGAGTTTCTTTGGTAAGCTCTCATTATTATCACTGCTTGAGTATCGTGGAATATTGACGAATAATACTCATCCCCAGAACCCAGTCATCCCACGGTCTACTCCAACGCGAACAACGCCAGGGGCTCCGACCACGCCAATGGCTACAACAACTTTAACAATGCAAACGCTTATGCTTCGAGCAGCACAAACGTTGCCAACGCCTATGCTGCGCGTAATGCAAGCAGGGCAAACATTTCCGCTACGAGCCGCTACTTCAATGTACCACATAGCGCTCCCATTCCAGGCAACAACGGCGTGAATGCTGGTAGAGTTCCACCCTCGTCCGGCCTTGCGTCAATGGACGTCGACCCTGACCCACTTTTTGATATGAACATTGACGACCCTAATGCGATGGATCTTGACTGCCTCTTTGTCACATATGGCGGTGTCGTTTATTTAGTTCATTCATTGGGTATGGATGTGAATCACACTCCTGTCGACGATGTCATGGCGTGGGAGGCCCAGCAGTCCCAGCACCAGTTTCTGCAGTACCGACAAACTCAAAACAACGATTTacagcaccagcaacaccAGCCACAACGTCAACAGTTTCAACAGTCTCAACGACAGCAACGCCAATTAtttcagcaacaacaacatcttcaacagcaacaacTACGTccacaacagcagcaacgtcttcagcaacagcagcaacgccctcagcagcagcatcagcaGAATCAACAACAACTACGGTCCAGGTGCTCAGGGCAAGTGCGTGTAATCTCTCAACCTGTTCCATCCAGACTAGCACAGCCTATTCCTTCTATCACGCCTACAAACACCACTACGCAGCCAGCAAGCAATGTTGCTTTTACCACTGGGCATACGCTTTCGCGTAGGAACGTCGAACGTGTCGCCGACCGATTCCGCGACCTCCATCTCTCAGAAGTTGGTATTTCTACCAGCAATTCTTTATCAGACGGAAACACCACCGGGGTTGGTGATCAACGCTGCAGTCATCCAGGATCGATGGCTTCTGCCGCGGCGTCGGGACCCAACAGTACCACACCCGAAGGCACGCTTGTTTCGTTCAGCAGCGATGACCTTGTCAATCTTGGAAGCCCCCGACCATCTGTTCTCGGCGCGAGCGGCGTCTGGGAAGATCTAGCTGGCTTGCAGAACGCCTTCATTCCGCCTTCGCCACTGGTGGATGACAGTCTTCTCGTGCAAGTCCCGCTGTCTTCGTCTCCTTactccagcagcagcagcagcggtaGCAGCGAATACTCCCAGTACTTTGATCTTCGAGAGCTTGACTGGAGCCGCTCGTCCGCTTCGTCGTCGCCCATGTATCGCGAACAGTCTTTGTCTGGCAGTGACAACCAGCGATCGCCGGCTCGTTTCTCCAGGTCTGCCCAGTGGACGCCCCTATCAAAGAAACTCCAGACCATGAGCAACGTCACTCGTCGGTGTAGGACcaagaagcagaagaagatcATCGTGTTGGGTGTTCCCAGAGACACTCTACAGCAAACTCGAAGGAAGAACAAGttatcatcttcctcgtcggCGCGTACCGTCaggccgaagaagaagaaagctgTCCCCAAGACGGTTACTGCGACGCCACCCAGCGTCGTCATCGACTCTACTGTCGTTTCGGCGGAGCAGCAACCTGgtaagtttcttttcttgctctttttctttttctttacaatATTTTTTGTGCAGAAACAACTCGTACCGCACACGCCAATTCATTGCTTGACGTTCCAAGGCGTTCGGCAAATCCCGCCACTACCCCTGTCAAAGCAATTACCAAGGTCTTGCTCCCTAGACGAGTCCTCGCTGCCAGCATCACTCCGCCTAGCTCTCGAACCGCAATAGAAAACAGGCGCCCACGCAAGACTGTGACGTTCGCTGACGACGTCGCCCCCAAAGCCGTCCCCAAAGCCGTCCCTGCTCCCGTCACACCCAAGGCCCAACCTCTGTTGCCTTCTCTTCCCATCACCCCTGTCAGAGAACCTAGGGTCTCGCGTTCCAGCTCCAACTCATATGAGAAGGCTTCTTACGTTGCTCCCGTTCCTTCCTCGCGCGATGTCGAGAAGGCATATTCTATCGGATGGTGTCGCTATGAGACTACTTCTGAACGCGCGACGCCAGCCACCCCTCCAGCGCGTCCACGACGCGAGCGTGAGAATATTTCTGGTAGCCACCCCCTTTCCAAGGTGCCTCTGGAAAGGAACGGAAAGGTATCTGTAGAGAAGGCCTCATCTCGTACTGTTACTGAACCTCAGCCTGCCAAATGCGACGAGAAAGCCTTACCGGGCGCGTTCCCAGAGGAGCCTGAGGCCAGTGGCCCTACTCTGTTTTCGTGGTTGAAACAGAAGGTTTTGAGGTGGTAAACCAATACGGGTAAGTTCTTTTGTTTACACCTGTTCAAGTACCACAAAAATTGATCAATATTGTGCTTG
Coding sequences within it:
- a CDS encoding UPF0014 membrane protein (UPF0014 membrane protein slr1647); translated protein: MDEPTGDKAELAWANVAIGLGFIVFDVGVSTIFRLGVGISLLVAALRCIGQLAVVATLLQQVFDNKNPWLVALIAFILNFLGTFETVINKSPRRFRYMFPAVLIAMLGSTIPISILGARFAMSVDPFWTPIQYIPIVGMLCGATITGIVIAVSYILKELVENRDKTEIYLAFGATRTEACRPIVIQALKVALTPPINNMRSANDIFSEVHPLTFLNSVLGIIAIPGMMTGAILGGSSVHQAAKLQMIIMFMITASTTLASVFTTFAAISVTVDDQHRIRSDRIETNGKRWYSIKNWDLRKSIAYLSQVLRLKSNDNGMDGTPNERQRLLA